The Candidatus Atribacteria bacterium ADurb.Bin276 genome has a window encoding:
- the nanM gene encoding N-acetylneuraminate epimerase encodes MKMKLWLLMLLVFFFTVFSFYVLASEKWIQIGTIPLNGRVNFKAIELNGKIYLLGGVSSEKGTTNLVDVYNPKNNAWMPVNPMKEKKTNFAASAYQGKIYVIGGYREDGRFFMNTVEIYNPENNTWSKGKPLPSRRGWMESAVSNDKIYVIGGRTVDFHNTNAVEIYDPVQNEWSLGPTMKESLYNFGIASFGDKIFIFGGVDESGKILDTLYILNTRINSWSKGTHLPTPRENCQALLVGEKVYIIGGYNDDVGHLASVDVYDIESETWDSLSPMNTPRWGFGAATVDGTIFVFGGGQDFGERSTFVKTYEKLLVEELKPPQIDDFLPLSIEIVAPLSGTVVSSSKIILVADLKGNLERVYLNGKRVLKQDIRWLADGVYQLRVELPLNRGKNIISIEAYDPEENSVRQDIEILRK; translated from the coding sequence ATGAAAATGAAATTGTGGTTATTGATGTTATTAGTTTTTTTCTTTACAGTTTTTTCTTTTTATGTGCTCGCTTCGGAAAAATGGATTCAAATAGGAACTATCCCCCTTAACGGAAGAGTAAATTTTAAGGCTATTGAGCTGAATGGAAAAATATATCTTCTTGGTGGGGTATCTTCAGAAAAGGGTACCACCAATTTAGTAGATGTTTACAATCCAAAAAATAATGCTTGGATGCCAGTAAATCCAATGAAAGAAAAGAAAACCAACTTTGCTGCTTCGGCCTATCAAGGGAAAATATATGTCATCGGGGGATACCGAGAAGATGGTCGGTTTTTTATGAATACCGTTGAAATATACAATCCTGAAAACAATACTTGGAGCAAAGGGAAACCGCTCCCTTCCCGAAGAGGATGGATGGAGAGCGCTGTGTCCAACGATAAAATTTATGTAATTGGTGGTCGAACGGTTGATTTTCATAATACCAATGCTGTTGAAATTTATGATCCAGTTCAAAATGAGTGGTCATTGGGGCCAACTATGAAAGAGAGCTTGTATAATTTTGGGATTGCCTCTTTTGGGGACAAGATTTTTATATTTGGTGGGGTTGATGAGAGTGGAAAAATTCTTGATACCCTTTACATATTGAACACCAGGATTAACTCTTGGAGTAAAGGGACTCATTTGCCGACACCAAGAGAAAATTGCCAAGCTCTTCTTGTTGGAGAAAAGGTCTATATAATTGGTGGATATAATGATGATGTAGGACATTTAGCTTCGGTAGATGTTTATGATATTGAGAGTGAGACTTGGGATTCGCTTTCTCCAATGAATACTCCTCGCTGGGGTTTTGGAGCGGCTACGGTAGATGGCACAATTTTTGTTTTTGGTGGAGGACAGGATTTTGGCGAAAGATCGACATTTGTAAAAACTTATGAAAAGTTATTGGTTGAAGAATTAAAACCCCCCCAAATAGATGATTTTTTACCGCTCTCAATAGAAATTGTTGCACCCCTTTCTGGCACAGTCGTTTCATCTTCGAAAATAATTTTAGTTGCCGATCTGAAAGGAAATCTCGAAAGAGTTTATTTGAATGGTAAGAGAGTTTTAAAACAAGATATTAGATGGTTAGCTGATGGGGTTTACCAACTACGTGTCGAGTTGCCATTGAATAGAGGGAAAAATATAATATCGATCGAAGCTTATGATCCGGAAGAAAATAGTGTTCGCCAAGATATTGAAATTTTACGGAAATAA
- a CDS encoding Bacterial transcription activator, effector binding domain: MKNFQLVFLFIFLTTNFLLIGPIAFSQNQSTTSQSFEIEVIEVPEVLVFSVKKEIQDFSQELPQLIHNSVVELTKMGGKPAGPLIVLYYLENVDFKQPLGKILTEVAWPVDNAQYSNNQFPKIKAARIMFKGPYQGMNAVYQSIHSWLVQNHYKIVYPTREIYHNDPTTTPIEELLTEILIPVEELKE, from the coding sequence ATGAAAAATTTCCAGTTGGTGTTCCTTTTTATTTTTTTAACTACGAACTTTTTACTTATTGGACCAATTGCTTTTAGTCAGAATCAATCGACAACCAGTCAATCCTTTGAAATCGAAGTAATTGAAGTACCCGAAGTATTGGTATTTTCTGTGAAAAAGGAAATCCAAGACTTTTCCCAGGAATTACCACAACTCATACATAATTCTGTTGTTGAACTAACCAAAATGGGGGGGAAGCCCGCCGGACCGCTAATTGTCCTTTATTATTTAGAAAATGTGGATTTTAAACAACCTTTAGGAAAGATCTTAACCGAGGTCGCTTGGCCAGTGGACAATGCCCAATATTCCAATAACCAATTCCCAAAAATTAAAGCGGCACGAATCATGTTCAAAGGTCCTTATCAAGGCATGAATGCTGTTTACCAGTCAATTCATTCCTGGTTAGTTCAAAATCATTATAAAATTGTTTATCCTACTCGAGAAATCTATCATAATGATCCTACTACGACACCAATTGAGGAGTTACTTACCGAAATTCTTATACCCGTAGAAGAATTAAAAGAATAA